A single Acidobacteriaceae bacterium DNA region contains:
- the fabG gene encoding 3-oxoacyl-[acyl-carrier-protein] reductase, translating into MATDLTGKVALVTGASQGIGRAIALDLAKHGATVAVAARSTDKLESLASEITSTGGTAKAFALDVTSEDSIKSCAKAVLADLGACHILVNNAGITRDGLALRMKLADFDDILRANLTGSFLLTQAVISSMMKARWGRVINITSVVGETGAAGQVNYAASKAGLIGLTKSLAREFASRNITVNAVAPGFISTAMTDALTDDQRSGILAQVPLGRYGTVDDIASAVTFLASDAAAYITGHTLDVNGGMYMG; encoded by the coding sequence ATGGCCACTGACCTCACCGGCAAAGTCGCGCTCGTCACCGGAGCCTCCCAGGGCATCGGTCGCGCCATCGCCCTCGATCTCGCGAAACATGGCGCCACGGTAGCTGTCGCGGCGCGGAGCACAGACAAACTGGAATCGCTGGCCTCTGAAATCACCTCCACCGGAGGCACCGCCAAAGCCTTCGCCCTCGACGTCACCTCCGAGGACTCCATCAAGTCCTGCGCCAAAGCCGTCCTTGCCGACCTCGGCGCCTGCCACATCCTCGTCAACAACGCCGGCATCACCCGCGACGGCCTCGCCCTTCGCATGAAGCTCGCAGACTTCGATGACATCCTCCGCGCCAACCTCACCGGTAGCTTCCTCCTCACCCAGGCTGTCATCAGCAGCATGATGAAAGCCCGCTGGGGCCGCGTGATCAACATCACGTCCGTCGTCGGCGAGACCGGCGCCGCCGGCCAGGTCAACTACGCCGCGTCCAAAGCCGGCCTCATCGGCCTTACCAAGTCCCTCGCCCGCGAGTTCGCCTCCCGCAACATCACCGTCAACGCCGTCGCCCCCGGCTTCATCTCCACCGCCATGACCGACGCCCTCACCGACGACCAGCGCTCGGGAATCCTCGCGCAGGTCCCGCTCGGCCGCTACGGTACGGTGGACGACATCGCCTCCGCCGTCACCTTCCTCGCCTCCGACGCCGCGGCCTATATCACCGGTCACACGCTCGACGTCAACGGCGGAATGTACATGGGTTAG
- a CDS encoding helix-turn-helix transcriptional regulator, translating into MHTALPLSETAAFTVPEPINIGVTIRGFRLQKGLSQGDIEKRTGLLRCYLSRVENGHTVPSLETLQKIAAALDISLSHFFSEDPVRDVPGFSLSEDEIRFLTQVQRYAANLTESDRRLLLAMVRKFAATVSTSFE; encoded by the coding sequence ATGCACACAGCTCTGCCGCTCTCTGAAACTGCGGCTTTTACGGTTCCTGAGCCGATTAATATTGGGGTGACCATTCGCGGGTTCCGTCTGCAAAAAGGGCTGTCCCAAGGTGATATTGAGAAGCGCACGGGCCTGCTTCGCTGCTACCTTTCGCGTGTGGAAAACGGTCATACGGTGCCCTCGCTGGAGACGTTGCAAAAGATCGCAGCCGCCCTGGACATATCTCTAAGTCATTTCTTTTCTGAAGATCCAGTTCGCGACGTCCCGGGGTTTTCGTTGAGCGAGGACGAGATTCGTTTCCTCACGCAGGTGCAGCGCTATGCTGCAAATCTCACCGAAAGCGACCGCCGGCTCCTGCTGGCCATGGTCCGCAAATTCGCCGCTACGGTGTCCACGAGCTTTGAGTAA